The Fulvivirga ligni genome window below encodes:
- a CDS encoding sensor histidine kinase encodes MANQVFTKEKVLKEIKEFIIIIALGIVNGFMVCLDCMTDPDKLFDSIIICSLFWILGYKGNFYVSALVDRQFSWLKEPGKRLAFGVLGHTIFTTLAAWFLIYFLEKSLGFTWGNASDTVIYAIFISLLVSLVLHSHKFLISWRQLAIDSEQMKKEAAVSKYESLKNQVNPHFLFNSLNALTNLVYEDQDMAAKFIKKLSQVYRYVLETKDQELVSLETELKFVESYVFLQKIRYEEGLDFSMNIAAKDYKIVPLSVQMLVENAIKHNIISVDEPLHIEIYQEGEMLVVSNNLQKKNIIKEESSKTGLQNIQSRYLFVSDKAVEIVGEGERFTVKLPLLKINA; translated from the coding sequence ATGGCTAATCAAGTGTTCACAAAAGAAAAGGTCCTAAAGGAGATCAAAGAGTTCATCATTATCATTGCTCTGGGCATTGTGAATGGCTTTATGGTATGTCTGGATTGTATGACAGACCCTGATAAGCTTTTTGATTCGATCATCATTTGCAGTCTTTTCTGGATTTTAGGATACAAAGGAAATTTTTATGTAAGTGCATTAGTGGATAGGCAGTTTTCATGGCTTAAAGAGCCAGGGAAAAGGTTGGCCTTTGGGGTTTTAGGTCATACAATATTCACTACACTTGCCGCTTGGTTTTTAATTTATTTCCTGGAAAAGTCATTAGGCTTTACCTGGGGTAATGCTTCTGATACTGTTATTTACGCTATTTTCATTTCTTTACTGGTCAGTTTGGTTTTGCATAGTCATAAGTTTCTTATTTCATGGCGTCAGCTGGCTATAGATTCTGAGCAGATGAAGAAGGAAGCTGCCGTTTCTAAATATGAATCGCTAAAGAACCAGGTGAACCCTCACTTTTTATTTAATAGTTTAAATGCGCTTACCAATCTTGTGTATGAAGATCAGGATATGGCGGCCAAGTTTATAAAGAAACTGTCTCAGGTATATCGTTATGTGTTAGAAACGAAAGATCAGGAGCTGGTGTCTCTCGAAACGGAACTCAAGTTTGTGGAATCTTATGTGTTTTTGCAAAAAATAAGATATGAAGAGGGCCTTGATTTTTCAATGAATATAGCCGCCAAGGATTATAAAATAGTACCACTATCAGTGCAGATGCTGGTTGAGAATGCCATAAAGCATAATATCATATCAGTAGATGAGCCGCTACACATAGAAATTTATCAGGAAGGAGAGATGCTGGTGGTTTCGAATAACCTTCAGAAGAAAAATATTATTAAGGAAGAGTCGTCAAAAACTGGGCTTCAGAATATCCAATCTCGCTATTTATTTGTTTCAGATAAAGCCGTAGAGATTGTAGGTGAGGGAGAAAGGTTTACAGTGAAACTACCGCTCTTAAAAATCAATGCATGA
- a CDS encoding YihY/virulence factor BrkB family protein, whose product MNLKKLGMDYWKVIKHTVKEFIADDPMSYSSSIAFYTIFSLPAILIITVSIAGSAYEDQVVRTNLINEISNLFGQSSAETIDKIMANANGLGDSLIAKIVGIGTLIFSATTVFVSLQNGLNCVWGIKPKPEKGIIKFIVNRLLSLAMIISIGFLLLVSLVVDTLIVVFNNILTELFSGATYYIISGVNIIFSLAVITLVFAMIFKVLPDAKIEWRDVWVGAFVTTLLFTLGKYLIGFYLGNSSVSTAYGAAGSLVLLLVWVYYSSVILLFGAEFTYVYSREIGHKIRPDKDAVIVKTIEQEDGTVNT is encoded by the coding sequence GTGAATTTGAAAAAGCTGGGCATGGATTACTGGAAAGTTATTAAGCATACCGTAAAGGAGTTTATCGCAGATGACCCTATGAGCTATAGTTCATCCATAGCTTTTTACACCATATTTTCATTACCTGCTATCCTCATTATCACCGTTTCTATTGCAGGATCGGCCTATGAAGACCAGGTAGTAAGAACCAACCTCATCAATGAAATTTCTAATCTATTTGGCCAGTCAAGCGCGGAGACCATAGATAAGATCATGGCCAACGCGAATGGTCTGGGAGATTCGTTGATAGCAAAAATTGTAGGTATAGGTACTTTGATTTTCAGTGCTACCACCGTATTTGTGTCTCTTCAAAACGGCCTTAACTGCGTTTGGGGCATTAAACCGAAACCAGAAAAAGGCATTATTAAATTTATAGTTAACAGACTGCTTTCATTAGCTATGATCATCAGTATCGGATTTTTATTGCTGGTTTCACTAGTGGTAGATACTTTGATTGTAGTCTTCAATAATATATTAACAGAACTCTTCAGCGGGGCCACCTACTATATCATTTCAGGTGTGAATATTATCTTCTCACTGGCGGTGATCACTTTGGTGTTTGCCATGATCTTTAAGGTATTGCCTGACGCCAAGATAGAATGGCGTGATGTGTGGGTAGGTGCATTTGTCACCACTTTGCTCTTTACTTTGGGTAAATATCTAATCGGGTTTTACTTAGGTAACAGCTCTGTAAGTACCGCTTATGGTGCCGCAGGATCATTAGTGCTGTTATTAGTTTGGGTATATTATTCTTCAGTAATTCTTCTTTTTGGAGCTGAGTTTACTTACGTCTACTCGCGGGAAATAGGCCACAAAATACGGCCGGATAAGGACGCAGTGATTGTGAAAACTATTGAGCAGGAAGATGGTACAGTAAACACGTAA
- a CDS encoding universal stress protein, translating into MKRILVPSDLSDISENALKMASDIADITKAEIYLVNFTDHPYGESFTATGELDKKYSDEENLFTIQLVKKNFSGLKQLASKYGYGSEERVVNFEVYGEELKDGIDEYVKKNSIDLIVMGTSGEESVDEFFSGNHAEQVIERASCPVITLKDKYTKPSFGNIVLGIDTEKDRHDNFTQAAAYLKDLVESFGAELHIVHVTKSINDKIDIEKKLSAFTTKHNILSNSITVVEAPNVEKGLINFAHEKSASLLAVLTHAEDSFFRVFSHSLAEELSMDSDVPVLTINLHNI; encoded by the coding sequence ATGAAACGAATTCTTGTGCCCTCTGATTTAAGCGATATTTCTGAAAACGCTTTGAAAATGGCGTCAGATATTGCAGATATCACTAAAGCCGAAATCTATTTAGTAAACTTTACAGATCATCCTTACGGTGAGTCATTTACCGCTACAGGTGAGTTGGATAAAAAATATAGTGATGAAGAAAATCTCTTCACTATTCAGCTGGTAAAGAAGAACTTCAGCGGCTTAAAACAGCTAGCTAGTAAGTATGGCTACGGAAGCGAAGAAAGAGTGGTAAACTTTGAAGTTTACGGCGAAGAGCTGAAGGACGGTATCGATGAGTATGTAAAGAAAAACTCTATTGATCTTATTGTTATGGGTACTAGCGGAGAGGAGTCTGTAGATGAATTCTTCTCTGGAAACCATGCTGAGCAGGTAATAGAAAGAGCCAGCTGCCCTGTGATCACCCTAAAAGATAAATATACAAAGCCATCTTTTGGCAATATCGTTTTAGGTATTGACACTGAAAAAGATCGTCATGATAACTTCACTCAGGCTGCAGCTTATCTAAAAGATTTAGTCGAGAGTTTTGGTGCTGAGCTGCATATTGTTCATGTGACCAAGTCTATCAATGACAAAATCGATATTGAAAAGAAACTTTCTGCTTTCACTACAAAGCACAACATATTAAGCAACTCCATTACGGTGGTAGAAGCTCCTAATGTGGAGAAAGGTCTTATCAATTTTGCTCATGAAAAATCAGCTTCACTTTTGGCTGTACTTACACATGCAGAAGATAGCTTCTTCAGAGTATTTTCTCATAGCCTGGCAGAAGAGTTGAGCATGGATTCTGATGTGCCAGTATTGACAATCAACTTACATAATATTTAA
- a CDS encoding ShlB/FhaC/HecB family hemolysin secretion/activation protein, which produces MSKQYLTKYLSYLALLVFVLTSCNTIKPYYGKHYRDWSGKQQPDAEITHTVYLIGDGGDVPTDKMNPLLTLLKKNLANEKDSASSVIFLGDNIYERGLPEESAYNREEKEDIIKMQMDVTEGYGGRIIFVPGNHDWDKSGSEGLERVNRQEEYVEEYLKEHHQNVFLPDNGCAGPVEVPVGDDLVIIVVDTEWWLRKFDKPRAPENGCQVEDKLDFIIQLEDMIRRNDGKHVVLAAHHPVISNGNHGGHYNLMDNIFPLRLVRDYLYFPLPVIGSIYPILRKSGASPQDIPNSDFQEYKKAVMSIIEQRENVVYASGHDHNLQMHKSGLMHEIISGAASKSNYAARGFGAAYVQQTPGFAKITYYKNGQAWVDFYTADEQNPEGELTFRSSLYALNPEETESAKDEEVPDYRDSTRTMAANTSYDMSKFGRFFLGDHYRKEWTTPVTIPYIDIKTYKGGLKPVKKGGGKQTISIRFMSEDSIQYNLRSIDKFPSGAIPEVFQDTWVNDLVKDQISTAHPYGALAVPDMAEAVGIYHTSPKVFYTPYTPYLGPYINDFGGRMGLMEIRPDEDLSAYKRFGYSKNIVSTETLFEHLEEDNDNEIDDQMYLKSRLFDMLIGDWDRHDDQWRWAEYDKEGKGSIYRPVPRDRDQVFVLYDGVIPWILSRKWAFRNFSNFDYEISDVLGINFSARNLDHAVLSELSREDWLKTVSDIQSELTNEVIDKAVKELPEEVYPISGPEIAAKLKSRRDKLKEYAEEYYDYLAEEVNVVGSNKHEYFKVQRLNDDETLVEVFKTFKDGEVDKKIYSRNFKTKETEEIRLFGRDGEDKFEITGDVKKGIKIRVVGGKEKEDEFIDESHVAGPGRMTIFYDKDDNEKNMKGGSETRIITSKHEWVNSYERNSYTYDYTGPKLFIEYNVDDGMYLGGGVKITRHGFRKDPFKTSHSIVANYAINTSAFNFRYNGVFSSLFGHKWDLTLDAEANGPKYVFNYFGQGNETENDKDIDFYRIHLNSIRVNPSIVKRFSPVFKAGIGPNYEYQDVEENDDNILSTEIANQDVVTLEGKSFGGFKFFTETALADHPVNPEKGIKWRNEISYYHELNGDYAEFTKYSTDLSVYFTPNLPFKLTFASRVGAATNVGDYYFYHSNFVGNLDNLRGFRRTRFAGKTSFYNNNEVRFKLFNLRNNLLNGNVGLFGFYDQARVWSKDGSSDKMHRAYGPGVYLHFFEIFLLSGSYGISKEDQLVTFTAGFLF; this is translated from the coding sequence ATGTCGAAACAATACTTAACGAAATACCTATCTTACTTAGCCCTTTTAGTTTTTGTACTCACTTCTTGCAATACTATAAAACCTTATTACGGAAAACATTATCGCGATTGGTCAGGTAAGCAACAGCCTGATGCTGAGATAACACACACTGTGTATCTTATTGGTGACGGTGGTGATGTACCCACCGATAAAATGAATCCACTTCTTACGCTGCTTAAGAAGAACCTGGCAAATGAGAAGGACTCTGCAAGTTCAGTAATCTTTTTAGGTGATAACATATATGAACGTGGCTTGCCAGAAGAATCTGCTTACAACAGAGAGGAGAAGGAAGATATCATTAAAATGCAGATGGATGTTACTGAGGGTTATGGTGGTAGGATCATTTTCGTGCCTGGCAACCATGATTGGGATAAAAGTGGATCAGAAGGCCTTGAAAGAGTAAACCGACAGGAAGAATATGTTGAAGAATATCTAAAAGAACACCATCAAAATGTGTTCTTACCAGATAACGGATGCGCAGGCCCGGTAGAGGTGCCAGTGGGAGATGATCTGGTAATTATTGTGGTGGATACCGAATGGTGGTTAAGAAAATTTGACAAGCCAAGAGCCCCGGAAAATGGGTGTCAGGTAGAAGATAAGCTGGATTTTATCATTCAGCTTGAAGATATGATCAGAAGAAATGACGGCAAGCACGTGGTGTTGGCAGCTCATCACCCTGTAATCAGTAATGGTAATCATGGTGGGCATTATAACCTGATGGATAATATATTTCCACTAAGACTAGTGAGAGATTATTTGTATTTTCCTTTGCCGGTAATAGGTTCTATTTATCCTATTTTAAGAAAATCAGGAGCCAGCCCTCAGGATATTCCGAACTCTGATTTCCAAGAATATAAAAAGGCTGTGATGTCAATCATTGAGCAGCGAGAGAACGTTGTTTATGCGTCAGGTCATGATCATAACCTTCAGATGCATAAAAGTGGCTTAATGCACGAGATCATTAGTGGTGCAGCTTCTAAATCGAACTATGCTGCAAGAGGTTTCGGAGCTGCATACGTACAACAAACCCCCGGTTTTGCGAAGATCACTTACTATAAAAATGGCCAGGCTTGGGTAGATTTTTATACCGCAGATGAGCAGAACCCTGAAGGTGAGCTCACCTTTAGAAGTTCCTTATACGCCCTTAATCCTGAAGAAACAGAATCTGCCAAGGATGAAGAAGTACCAGATTACAGAGATAGTACCAGGACTATGGCCGCCAACACCAGCTATGATATGAGCAAGTTTGGTCGTTTCTTCTTGGGAGATCATTATAGGAAAGAATGGACTACTCCGGTAACTATTCCATATATCGATATCAAAACATATAAAGGAGGCTTAAAGCCTGTTAAAAAAGGAGGAGGAAAGCAGACTATCTCTATTCGCTTTATGAGTGAAGATAGCATTCAATATAACCTGAGATCAATTGATAAATTTCCTTCTGGAGCTATACCTGAGGTTTTTCAGGATACCTGGGTGAATGATTTGGTAAAAGATCAGATTAGTACAGCGCATCCTTATGGAGCATTAGCTGTGCCAGATATGGCTGAGGCTGTGGGCATATATCACACAAGCCCTAAGGTATTTTATACACCATATACACCGTATTTAGGTCCTTATATCAATGATTTTGGTGGTAGAATGGGGCTTATGGAAATCAGGCCAGATGAAGACTTAAGTGCTTATAAAAGATTTGGATACTCAAAAAATATAGTAAGCACAGAAACGCTGTTTGAACACCTGGAAGAGGATAATGACAATGAGATAGATGACCAGATGTATCTAAAATCTCGCTTGTTTGATATGCTGATTGGTGACTGGGATCGTCATGATGACCAATGGAGATGGGCTGAATATGACAAAGAAGGAAAAGGGTCAATTTACAGACCAGTACCACGAGATAGAGATCAGGTTTTTGTGCTATATGATGGAGTTATTCCCTGGATTTTAAGTAGAAAATGGGCCTTTAGGAATTTTAGCAATTTCGATTATGAAATATCTGATGTGCTAGGTATTAATTTTTCTGCCAGAAACCTGGATCACGCTGTGCTTAGTGAGCTTTCAAGAGAAGACTGGCTAAAGACCGTGAGTGATATTCAGAGTGAGCTTACTAATGAGGTGATTGATAAGGCGGTGAAAGAACTTCCGGAGGAGGTTTACCCGATTTCTGGGCCTGAGATTGCAGCTAAACTTAAATCTAGAAGAGATAAGTTGAAGGAATATGCTGAAGAGTATTATGACTATCTGGCTGAGGAGGTGAACGTAGTGGGTAGCAATAAGCATGAATACTTTAAAGTACAAAGGCTGAACGATGACGAAACACTAGTGGAGGTATTTAAGACTTTTAAAGATGGTGAGGTAGATAAGAAAATTTATTCAAGAAACTTTAAGACTAAAGAAACAGAAGAGATTAGACTTTTCGGTAGAGATGGCGAAGATAAATTCGAAATCACTGGTGATGTAAAAAAAGGCATAAAGATTAGAGTAGTTGGGGGTAAAGAGAAAGAAGACGAGTTTATAGATGAATCTCATGTGGCAGGACCAGGTAGGATGACCATCTTTTATGACAAAGACGATAATGAGAAGAACATGAAAGGTGGTAGTGAAACACGCATCATTACATCTAAGCATGAATGGGTAAACTCTTATGAAAGAAACAGTTACACCTATGATTATACTGGTCCGAAGTTATTTATAGAATATAATGTTGATGATGGTATGTATCTCGGTGGCGGCGTGAAGATTACTCGCCATGGGTTTAGAAAAGATCCGTTCAAGACCAGCCATAGCATAGTAGCCAATTATGCCATCAACACCTCAGCTTTTAACTTTAGATATAATGGAGTTTTTAGTTCATTATTCGGGCATAAGTGGGATTTGACATTAGACGCAGAAGCCAATGGACCGAAGTATGTATTTAACTACTTTGGGCAAGGAAATGAAACCGAGAACGATAAGGATATTGATTTCTACAGAATACATTTGAACAGCATCAGAGTGAACCCATCAATAGTGAAGAGATTCAGCCCTGTGTTTAAGGCAGGTATTGGTCCTAATTATGAGTATCAGGATGTGGAAGAGAATGATGACAATATCTTATCTACCGAAATAGCTAATCAGGATGTAGTCACTTTAGAAGGAAAATCTTTTGGTGGGTTCAAGTTCTTTACAGAGACGGCACTGGCAGATCACCCTGTTAATCCTGAAAAAGGAATTAAGTGGAGGAATGAAATCAGTTATTACCATGAGCTAAATGGTGATTATGCTGAGTTTACTAAATACAGCACTGATTTATCAGTATACTTCACACCAAATTTACCTTTCAAATTAACCTTTGCATCCAGGGTAGGAGCGGCCACCAACGTGGGAGACTACTATTTCTACCATTCTAACTTTGTAGGTAATCTGGATAATCTACGAGGCTTTAGAAGAACCAGATTTGCGGGTAAAACCAGCTTTTACAATAATAATGAAGTAAGATTTAAGCTTTTCAACCTTCGAAACAACCTTCTTAATGGTAATGTGGGCCTTTTTGGTTTCTATGACCAGGCCAGGGTGTGGAGTAAGGACGGTAGCTCAGACAAAATGCACAGGGCTTATGGACCAGGTGTTTACCTTCATTTCTTTGAAATCTTCTTACTATCAGGGTCATACGGCATCTCTAAAGAAGATCAACTCGTAACATTTACCGCCGGATTTTTATTTTAA
- a CDS encoding DUF748 domain-containing protein, which yields MKKSFKIILIILAILIGVRIYLPFWVTDYVNKVLDDIPGYKGSIEDVDIHLYRGAYQIKKLKLEKTGEEIPVPFLDIDMIDLSVQWGALFKGKIVGELELVNPQVNFVVAVADSSQAEQTGTETDWTEPIKQLMPLQVNRFEVVNGQLVYRDFSSKPEVNISIDSLHLLATNLGNADHEEGKLPSTITASGTSIGGGVLRVDVKANLLKQIPDFDLTAKLEGVNMPALNDFAEAYAKLDFEKGTFNLYSEMAVSDGLLEGYVKPVMNDLKIVDFSEDKKKPLKLLWESFAGLVVDIFENHPHDQFATKIPMKGDLNNPKTKIWPTIGNIFKNAFIQAFQKKTDDSVSFEDVKEKK from the coding sequence ATGAAAAAGTCATTCAAAATAATATTAATCATTTTGGCCATTCTTATAGGGGTAAGAATATATCTTCCTTTCTGGGTGACGGATTATGTAAACAAGGTTTTGGATGATATACCTGGTTACAAAGGTTCTATCGAAGATGTAGATATTCATTTATACAGAGGCGCTTATCAGATTAAAAAGCTGAAGTTAGAAAAGACAGGAGAAGAGATTCCAGTGCCATTTTTAGATATCGATATGATAGACTTAAGTGTGCAGTGGGGAGCCCTTTTTAAAGGTAAAATAGTAGGTGAGCTGGAGTTAGTGAACCCACAAGTAAACTTTGTGGTGGCAGTAGCAGATAGCAGCCAGGCAGAGCAAACCGGTACGGAAACAGATTGGACTGAACCTATAAAACAATTAATGCCTCTACAGGTAAACCGATTTGAAGTGGTTAATGGCCAGTTGGTTTATAGAGATTTCTCAAGTAAGCCAGAAGTAAATATTTCAATTGATAGCTTACATCTTTTAGCTACAAATCTGGGCAATGCAGACCATGAAGAAGGAAAGTTGCCAAGTACTATCACTGCATCCGGTACCTCTATAGGTGGAGGTGTTTTAAGAGTGGATGTTAAGGCTAACCTATTAAAGCAAATTCCGGATTTTGATTTAACTGCTAAGCTTGAGGGCGTTAATATGCCTGCTTTAAATGATTTTGCAGAGGCTTATGCTAAGCTGGATTTTGAAAAAGGAACCTTTAACCTCTACAGTGAAATGGCCGTGTCAGATGGTCTATTGGAAGGTTATGTGAAGCCTGTGATGAATGATCTTAAAATAGTAGATTTCTCTGAAGATAAGAAGAAGCCTTTAAAGCTATTGTGGGAGAGTTTTGCAGGGTTGGTAGTGGATATATTTGAGAATCATCCTCATGATCAGTTTGCTACCAAAATACCTATGAAAGGCGACCTGAATAATCCTAAAACTAAAATTTGGCCTACAATCGGTAATATTTTCAAGAATGCGTTCATTCAAGCTTTCCAGAAGAAGACTGATGATTCTGTTTCTTTCGAAGATGTGAAAGAGAAGAAGTAA
- a CDS encoding AI-2E family transporter — MAKTDEMEANMSFSIKQVYYVLISFFGVVLILFFGRTVIVPLAFALLISFILYPVSRFIESKGVARMWSILWTMLSVAILLMGIIFLFSSQIVKIVQEFDDFRNRIHEILATVTTFVNQKIPILPEVKEEDLMQMSKEWFSSKSDGLVKSTLNGTTAFITGLVLTIIYTFLILLYRHGLKCAFVNFAAEDKRESYAHMINDMQRVGQKYLTGMFTLILILGVLNSIGLLALGIDYAIFFGFLAAFLAIIPYVGTMTGGAIPTIYAFMTYDSIWYPLGVILIFWFVQILEGNFLSPKIVGGNLNLNALVAILALIAGGLIWGIPGMILFLPYTAVLKVACEHYKELKPVSYVLRDDLYNNERSGKLKKKVNKIFKK, encoded by the coding sequence GTGGCTAAAACAGATGAAATGGAAGCCAATATGAGCTTTTCCATTAAGCAGGTGTACTATGTTCTTATTTCTTTCTTTGGAGTAGTACTTATATTATTCTTTGGTAGAACGGTGATAGTGCCATTAGCTTTTGCACTGCTCATCTCATTTATACTTTATCCCGTTAGTAGATTTATTGAGTCCAAAGGAGTGGCCCGGATGTGGTCCATCCTTTGGACTATGTTATCTGTAGCGATACTTCTCATGGGAATTATATTCCTTTTTAGCTCGCAGATAGTAAAAATAGTTCAGGAATTTGATGATTTTCGGAATCGAATTCATGAAATACTGGCTACTGTAACCACCTTTGTTAATCAAAAAATACCCATTCTCCCTGAAGTAAAAGAGGAGGATTTGATGCAGATGAGTAAGGAGTGGTTCTCCAGCAAATCTGACGGATTGGTTAAGTCAACTCTTAATGGTACCACTGCATTTATCACTGGCCTTGTACTTACCATTATTTACACATTTTTGATTCTCCTATACAGACATGGTTTAAAGTGTGCTTTTGTGAATTTTGCTGCTGAGGATAAGCGAGAATCATATGCGCACATGATCAATGATATGCAGAGAGTAGGGCAGAAGTACCTAACAGGAATGTTTACGCTGATCTTAATTTTGGGTGTGCTGAATAGTATAGGTTTGCTTGCTTTGGGTATTGACTATGCTATATTCTTCGGTTTTTTGGCTGCATTCTTAGCCATAATTCCTTATGTGGGCACCATGACCGGTGGCGCTATACCTACTATATATGCATTTATGACATATGACTCCATCTGGTATCCTCTGGGTGTGATTCTTATCTTCTGGTTTGTTCAAATTTTAGAAGGCAACTTCCTGAGCCCTAAAATTGTAGGCGGTAATCTAAACCTTAACGCTTTGGTGGCCATTCTTGCGTTAATCGCTGGTGGTCTTATCTGGGGTATCCCAGGTATGATTTTGTTCTTACCCTATACGGCAGTGCTGAAGGTGGCTTGTGAACATTATAAAGAATTAAAACCTGTGAGCTACGTGCTTAGAGACGACCTTTATAACAATGAGCGATCTGGCAAGTTAAAGAAGAAGGTGAACAAAATATTTAAAAAGTGA
- a CDS encoding DUF3667 domain-containing protein, with product MPNCINCSHEITGNYCSNCAQPLVKKRLTWSVFLEEFNQRFLGVDSKFSNTVVGLTLNPGKVVKSYIEGNRVKYLGPVGYMFIMLTIFLLLASILNVDLSELSQDMNSSMVSPEGDAGNVQGFHKKVMEYYRVLTFIMVPFFLLGTYLVFRKKGYNFVETGVFVFFVQGHLMFFNIIQLFAFKFFHWTSSVLMMALSVIYVAFAASTFYDGNKVANAVKGILTYIIGFIFFFIAIIIGVFIIMALFPSIFEGYINVPPA from the coding sequence ATGCCTAACTGTATTAACTGCTCTCACGAAATTACTGGTAACTACTGTTCTAACTGTGCTCAGCCTTTAGTGAAAAAGCGCCTCACCTGGAGTGTTTTTTTAGAGGAATTCAATCAGCGCTTTTTAGGTGTAGATAGTAAGTTTTCTAATACGGTGGTTGGGCTTACTTTAAACCCTGGTAAAGTAGTTAAGTCATACATAGAGGGCAATAGAGTAAAATACCTTGGGCCTGTAGGTTATATGTTCATCATGTTGACCATATTTCTGTTGCTGGCTAGTATTTTAAATGTAGATCTTTCTGAGCTAAGTCAAGATATGAATAGTTCTATGGTTTCTCCAGAAGGTGATGCGGGCAATGTTCAGGGTTTTCATAAGAAGGTGATGGAATACTATAGAGTTTTAACCTTTATAATGGTTCCTTTCTTTCTATTGGGAACCTACCTGGTTTTCAGAAAGAAAGGCTATAATTTCGTAGAAACGGGAGTGTTTGTCTTTTTTGTGCAAGGCCACCTAATGTTCTTTAATATTATCCAGCTGTTTGCATTTAAGTTCTTTCACTGGACTTCGTCCGTGCTCATGATGGCATTAAGCGTTATCTACGTAGCTTTTGCTGCATCCACATTCTATGATGGAAATAAAGTAGCCAATGCTGTAAAAGGTATTCTAACTTATATTATTGGCTTTATATTCTTTTTTATCGCTATCATAATTGGTGTATTCATAATCATGGCCCTTTTTCCTTCAATATTTGAAGGTTATATCAATGTTCCGCCTGCTTAA
- a CDS encoding RNA polymerase sigma factor: MNLKLTEQQFLDILDENQNIIHKVCSMYTRCSEDHNDLFQEIMLQLWKGYTRFKGDAKITTWMYRVSLYTAISIYKKKKFRQEVQDTVLHVKNESEEHDPYQYENLNLAIESLSKTNKALIILYLDEKSYKEIAEIMEISESNVGVKINRIKKQLKDILNQL; this comes from the coding sequence TTGAACTTGAAACTAACTGAGCAACAATTTCTTGACATTCTAGATGAAAATCAAAACATCATTCACAAAGTGTGTAGTATGTACACGCGCTGTAGTGAAGATCACAATGATTTATTTCAAGAGATCATGCTGCAACTATGGAAAGGGTATACTCGCTTTAAAGGTGATGCTAAAATCACCACATGGATGTATAGAGTGAGTTTATATACTGCCATCTCCATTTATAAAAAGAAGAAATTCAGACAAGAAGTACAGGATACGGTATTGCATGTAAAGAATGAAAGTGAAGAACATGATCCCTATCAATACGAAAATCTTAACCTGGCCATTGAATCACTTTCTAAGACTAATAAGGCCTTAATAATACTTTATCTGGATGAGAAATCTTACAAAGAAATAGCAGAGATCATGGAGATTTCTGAAAGTAACGTTGGTGTAAAAATCAACAGAATAAAGAAGCAATTGAAAGACATTTTAAACCAGCTGTAA
- a CDS encoding LytR/AlgR family response regulator transcription factor, which yields MRVLIIEDERPAAARLEKLLLEYSASAIVLDKIDSVKNAINWFHSAVDKPELIFMDIQLADGISFEIFEHVEVPAPVIFTTAFDEYALKAFKVNSIDYLLKPIDEEELADAIDKWKNLVDSKVDEHKALDQISSAMNMLTNKHKSRFIVKVGEHIKSIATGDILYFFSRDKASYCHTREGKNYILDHPLEKLEGMLDPQMFFRINRKYIISHESFTDIISYSNSRLRIVLQGIDDEDVIVSRDRVNDFKVWLDT from the coding sequence ATGAGAGTATTAATAATTGAGGATGAAAGACCGGCAGCGGCCCGATTGGAAAAGCTGCTTTTAGAATATAGTGCGTCAGCTATTGTGCTGGATAAGATAGATTCGGTTAAAAATGCAATAAACTGGTTTCATAGCGCTGTGGATAAGCCAGAATTGATTTTCATGGATATTCAGCTTGCTGATGGTATTAGCTTTGAAATATTTGAGCATGTGGAAGTGCCTGCTCCGGTAATCTTCACCACGGCCTTTGATGAGTATGCTCTAAAGGCATTTAAGGTGAACAGTATCGATTATTTGCTGAAACCGATAGATGAGGAAGAGCTTGCTGATGCTATTGATAAATGGAAGAATTTAGTAGACAGTAAAGTGGATGAGCATAAAGCGCTTGATCAGATTAGCTCAGCCATGAATATGCTCACTAATAAACATAAAAGCCGCTTTATAGTGAAAGTTGGCGAGCATATCAAGTCAATAGCCACTGGCGATATATTGTATTTTTTTAGTAGAGACAAGGCCAGTTATTGCCATACCCGAGAGGGTAAAAACTACATTTTGGATCACCCTTTAGAGAAGCTTGAGGGCATGCTGGACCCACAGATGTTTTTCCGAATAAACAGGAAATATATCATTTCGCATGAATCTTTTACTGACATTATCAGCTATTCTAACAGCCGCTTGCGAATAGTTCTCCAAGGTATTGATGATGAAGACGTTATAGTGAGTAGGGATAGGGTGAATGATTTTAAAGTTTGGCTGGACACATGA